Within Acidaminococcales bacterium, the genomic segment TCGTTTCCAAAAGGATATGCACGACAAAAGCGATCAATACGATGAACCCGGCTTTTACCGCAAAGCCGCCGGTACTTATGATTTCCAAACCGCTCACCGCATTTCCGATCCACTCGGCTACGCCGGTTTTGGTGAGCACTACGCCAATGGAAAAAGATCCGCCGGCAAAGATAAAGATGTGCCAGGGCAATTTTTGGAAATCCTCCATGCCGACCACGCCGATGACCGGCAGCAGCAGCAGGGCGGTTACGATGGCGCCGACGGCGTTGGTGCTTATGCCGTGCCAGGCACCGGTTACCCACAATACGAGCGCCAGCGAGACAAAGCCGGCGGCTCGGATCTCTTTGGCCGTCATCGCGCCCAAGGCATCGCGCTTGGCAATAAGTTTGGCCTTGACTTGGGGATCGGCAAAGTTCACTTCCGGCTGATAAACTTTAGTGCAATATAGGTATGTGGCGGCCAGTACGACAGGGCCGACCGGCCACATGTTGGCAAACCATTCCAGCCAGGTTATATCGGTATTGGCCAATTCCTTGACCAGGCCGATGGAAATAATGTTGGCGACCGCGCCGGTAAGCGGTATGCGCCCCATCATCAGGGACAGAACGGCAACAAAGCAAGTAATGGCCGCGCCGAGTTGGCTGCGCTTATCCTTTGGCAGGCCAACGGCGTCTATCACGCTGACCGCCAAAGCCATGAGCAGGGCAACATAGGCCGCCCCGGACGGTATGAAAAAAGGCGCCACTGTGCAAAGAAAAATCATGGCCGCCACCACCCGGCCAAAAGTCAGCTTGCCGGCGGTTATGATATTTATGGCGACCCTTTTGCCCAAACCGGAGGCGTCTACCGACTTGGATATGACCAAAGCGAACACGATCATCCAGATGCTGGGGTTGGAAAACCCGGCAAAGGCATCCACAGGCTTGGCAACGCCGGATACCATGAACAGTATGCAGGCAAACAGGGCGGGCAGAACCGGCGGCACTACCATGAAAACCCACCAGGCGGCGGTAAACAGCGCTATCGCCAAGGCGCCGCGCCCGGCCGCGCTAAGGCCGGGCACCGAAGAAAAATATACCGTCAGTAAAAGCAGCGGCCCTAAGACAAGACCAAATTTTTTCAGCAGGTCGCTTTTTTGCGCGGCAGCCACGAGACAATCACCCCTTGTAGAAAAATGGCCGTAAAATCAGGGCCGGTACTTCTTTTGCCCGGCGGCAAGGCTTTAAGCGGACGGCTATGGATAAAAAATATCAAAGCATGGTCCACGCCCAGTAGGTGCCCAGGAACAGGATGCCCTGCGCAATGCCTACCAAGGTCATAATTATGCCATATTTGGTTATGTCGTTCCAACTCGTGGTGCCAAATCCCAAAGACAAGATAATGGGCGTGGCCTGATAGGGGAAGATATAAAACCCCGCGCCATAAGGCAGGAGCATGGTTACCGCTTTGGGCGGCAAAATTCCTGCCTTGACAATGATCGGCGTCATCAGGGACGCTACTCCCCATGTTTCCA encodes:
- a CDS encoding anion permease, producing the protein MAAAQKSDLLKKFGLVLGPLLLLTVYFSSVPGLSAAGRGALAIALFTAAWWVFMVVPPVLPALFACILFMVSGVAKPVDAFAGFSNPSIWMIVFALVISKSVDASGLGKRVAINIITAGKLTFGRVVAAMIFLCTVAPFFIPSGAAYVALLMALAVSVIDAVGLPKDKRSQLGAAITCFVAVLSLMMGRIPLTGAVANIISIGLVKELANTDITWLEWFANMWPVGPVVLAATYLYCTKVYQPEVNFADPQVKAKLIAKRDALGAMTAKEIRAAGFVSLALVLWVTGAWHGISTNAVGAIVTALLLLPVIGVVGMEDFQKLPWHIFIFAGGSFSIGVVLTKTGVAEWIGNAVSGLEIISTGGFAVKAGFIVLIAFVVHILLETMGEISLLVPIFLKSGLVSAKAVAMLVPYAAGLYLFPYQATPIILSLGFGICNWNDILKYSFFICAVAIIQALVFLTSYWAYTMA